A region of Drosophila mauritiana strain mau12 chromosome 3L, ASM438214v1, whole genome shotgun sequence DNA encodes the following proteins:
- the LOC117139915 gene encoding DNA repair protein REV1 produces MTRDEDNGFSEWGGYFEAKKSKLEEQFAAASDPFRKSDLFEGISIFVNGRTDPSADELKRIMMVHGGTFHHYERSHTTYIIASVLPDVKVRNMNLSKFISAKWVVDCLQKKKIVDYKPYLLYTNQKTSQPRLMFGKPKDNDANDSKSDVEPPKDKAEMEVDSTNDESQMELGGILKHLHQAVATSPEKADSASESKITNLSTTSNNSTTARTAADPNFLSEFYKNSRLHHIATLGTGFKQYVCRLRQKHGTQGFPNRETLKYLANSQQNGLDRYVMHIDMDCFFVSVGLRARPELRGLPIAVTHSKGGNAATDVPVHPQADRKAELELFAQRFEHHFHDGDKAEKVRSGFDKKMSLSEIASCSYEAREKGIRNGMFVGQALKLCPELKTIPYDFEGYKEVAFTLYDTVAQYTLNIEAVSCDEMFVELTDLVDELNVDVMAFVSHLRQEVYSKTGCTCSAGVASNKLLARMATKEAKPNGQFLLDSKNDILAYMAPMSLDLLPGVGSSISHKLKQAGLNNCGDVQKTTLGRLERVLGKKLGQNLFQNCRGIDDRPLAYEQPRKTVSAEMNFGIRFTNSAECEQFLCQLSDEVTKRLVEIKRKARSVNLKIMVRAAEAPVETSKYMGHGVCDTINKSSLIKHATDDVNVITTVVLNLMKEADIPPHELRGLGIHLTRLEDASAVRKENIIKQMFGKMSEMKKDKPIPQEAVGGIAVSGEVGDDKVKKSSMFENKPKPREPRNVFSMLTAAAVSRKSVTEDRSQRGTAKPITRPLSLVPKLDEDVLAQLPEDIRLEVIANKEEHLCIAEYDENRSPQYPALQSPPLLNPSVSTNLSPLKATDLKPSTSRAAVARLQQRKERKEQEHYIRSDHIVADYIEDMPNFVHPHILKLISHPVTEVPEIPELLMGDKYKDLLNHWVSRDEAPSPNDVDLFLKQVSRMIRNDQLDHMCDVMKYLCRIINMKRSCSCCWHMAYKHIEQVIQNQMLTIEGYNLLFIEYIRCRKCS; encoded by the exons ATGACCCGCGACGAGGATAATGGTTTTAGTGAATGG GGCGGCTACTTCGAAGCCAAGAAATCTAAACTGGAGGAGCAGTTCGCTGCCGCCAGCGATCCATTTCGCAAGTCGGACCTCTTCGAAGGAATTTCTATATTTGTGAACGGTCGGACCGACCCTTCGGCGGATGAACTGAAGCGGATCATGATGGTGCACGGCGGGACCTTTCACCACTACGAAAGGAGCCACACGACGTATATAATAGCCTCCGTTCTGCCCGATGTGAAGGTCAGGAACATGAATCTCAGCAAGTTCATCAGCGCCAAGTGGGTGGTGGATTGTCTGCAGAAAAAGAAGATAGTAGACTACAAGCCCTATCTGCTGTACACGAACCAGAAGACATCGCAGCCCCGGCTCATGTTTGGCAAACCCAAAGACAACGACGCAAATGACAGCAAATCGGATGTGGAGCCGCCGAAAGATAAAGCGGAAATGGAGGTAGACTCTACAAACGATGAATCACAAATGGAGTTGGGTGGCATTCTCAAGCATTTGCATCAGGCTGTGGCCACTTCGCCGGAAAAGGCGGACAGTGCATCAGAGAGCAAGATCACAAACTTATCCACCACCTCGAATAACTCGACCACCGCTCGCACAGCCGCAGATCCAAACTTCTTAAGTGAATTCTATAAAAACTCACGACTGCATCACATCGCCACCCTAGGCACGGGCTTCAAGCAGTATGTCTGCCGGTTGCGTCAGAAGCATGGTACCCAGGGCTTTCCCAATAGAGAGACACTGAAGTACCTCGCGAATTCACAACAAAATGGATTGGATCGCTATGTGATGCACATTGACATGGACTGCTTCTTTGTGTCCGTGGGCCTAAGAGCCCGTCCTGAGCTTCGTGGGTTGCCGATTGCGGTGACCCACTCGAAGGGAGGTAACGCAGCCACCGATGTACCGGTGCATCCGCAGGCGGACCGAAAGGCAGAGCTGGAACTCTTTGCCCAGCGCTTCGAGCACCATTTCCACGATGGAGACAAGGCGGAAAAGGTGCGCTCGGGCTTCGACAAGAAAATGTCGCTCTCGGAGATCGCCTCCTGCAGCTACGAGGCGCGGGAAAAGGGTATCCGCAATGGAATGTTTGTGGGCCAGGCCCTGAAGCTGTGCCCGGAGCTAAAGACGATTCCGTACGACTTCGAAGGTTACAAGGAGGTGGCTTTCACTCTGTACGACACAGTGGCTCAGTACACCTTAAACATCGAGGCTGTGAGTTGCGACGAGATGTTTGTGGAGCTAACCGATCTGGTAGACGAACTCAATGTAGATGTGATGGCTTTTGTGAGTCACCTCAGGCAGGAGGTGTACTCCAAAACGGGATGTACGTGCTCAGCAGGGGTGGCAAGCAACAA gTTGCTGGCACGTATGGCCACCAAGGAGGCCAAGCCGAACGGCCAGTTCTTGTTGGATTCGAAAAATGATATTTTGGCCTATATGGCGCCGATGTCTTTGGATTTACTGCCCGGAGTGGGCAGCAGCATAAGCCATAAGCTCAAGCAGGCGGGACTGAATAATTGCGGAGATGTTCAGAAAACAACGTTGGGGAGGCTGGAAAGAGTGCTGGGCAAAAAGCTTGGTCAGAATTTGTTCCAGAACTGCAGAGGAATTGATGATCGTCCTTTGGCTTACGAGCAG CCCCGCAAAACAGTTTCTGCCGAAATGAACTTTGGTATCCGCTTTACCAACTCGGCCGAGTGCGAACAATTTCTGTGTCAGCTCAGCGACGAGGTTACTAAGCGTCTGGTTGAGATCAAGCGCAAGGCTAGATCGGTTAACCTGAAGATAATGGTGCGCGCCGCCGAAGCGCCAGTCGAAACCTCCAAGTACATGGGCCACGGAGTTTGCGATACCatcaacaagtcctctttgaTCAAACATGCTACGGATGATGTAAATGTAATCACCACGGTGGTCCTGAACCTGATGAAAGAAGCCGATATACCGCCCCACGAATTGCGTGGGTTAGGCATACACCTCACTAGGCTGGAGGATGCCAGCGCAGTTCGGAAGGAGAACATTATCAAGCAGATGTTCGGCAAAATGTCCGAAATGAAGAAAG ATAAACCCATACCCCAAGAAGCAGTTGGCGGAATAGCAGTATCCGGAGAAGTAGGCGATGATAAAG TCAAAAAATCATCGATGTTTGAAAATAAACCTAAGCCCCGGGAGCCCAGGAATGTGTTCAGTATGCTCACGGCAGCAGCGGTGAGCAGGAAATCGGTAACCGAAGACAGGAGTCAAAGAGGAACTGCAAAGCCGATAACTCGGCCATTATCCCTTGTACCAAAGCTGGATGAGGATGTTTTGGCTCAGCTGCCGGAGGATATACGCCTCGAGGTGATTGCCAATAAGGAGGAACACCTCTGCATAGCCGAGTACGATGAAAATCGTTCTCCACAATACCCGGCCCTCCAATCACCGCCTTTATTAAATCCGTCTGTCTCCACCAACCTGAGCCCGCTAAAGGCCACCGATCTTAAGCCATCTACTTCCCGGGCGGCTGTGGCTAGATTGCAACAGCGCAAGGAGCGCAAGGAACAAGAGCATTACATCCGATCGGATCACATTGTGGCAGACTACATTGAGGATATGCCTAACTTTGTGCATCCCCATATTCTGAAGCTCATCTCACATCCCGTCACGGAGGTGCCGGAGATACCCGAGCTGCTGATGGGGGACAAATACAAGGACTTGCTGAACCATTGGGTCAGTCGCGATGAGGCGCCAAGCCCGAATGACGTGGATCTATTTCTCAAGCAGGTTTCTCGTATGATTAGGAACGACCAATTGGACCACATGTGCGATGTGATGAAGTATTTGTGCCG CATCATCAATATGAAACGCAGCTGCTCTTGCTGCTGGCATATGGCTTACAAGCACATTGAGCAGGTTATCCAGAACCAAATGCTCACGATTGAGGGTTACAATCTGCTGTTCATTGAGTACATTCGGTGCAGAAAGTGCTCTTAA
- the LOC117139924 gene encoding UDP-glucose 4-epimerase encodes MAPPTVLVTGGAGYIGSHTVLEMLNAGYNVICVDNLCNAYSSGAKLPEALSRVQEITGKKVNFYRVDITDREQVRSVFQEHKIDMVAHFAALKAVGESCRIPLQYYHNNMTGTNVLLEAMADNNVFKFVYSSSATVYGEPKFLPVTEEHPTGNCTSPYGKTKYFTEEILKDLCKSDKRWAVVSLRYFNPVGAHISGRIGEDPNGEPNNLMPYIAQVAVGRRPSLSVYGSDFPTHDGTGVRDYIHIVDLAEGHVKALDKLRNIAETGFFAYNLGTGVGYSVLDMVKAFEKASGKKVNYTLVDRRSGDVATCYADATLADQKLGWKAERGIDKMCEDTWRWQSQNPNGYANK; translated from the exons ATGGCCCCACCCACGGTTCTGGTCACCGGAGGAGCCGGCTACATTGGCTCCCACACGGTTCTGGAGATGCTCAATGCGGGCTACAACGTCATCTGCGTGGACAACCTGTGCAATGCCTACAGCAGCGGGGCCAAGCTGCCGGAGGCCCTCAGCCGGGTGCAGGAAATCACCGGCAAGAAGGTCAACTTCTATAGAGTGGACATCACGGACAGGGAGCAGGTGCGCTCCGTCTTCCAGGAG CACAAAATCGACATGGTGGCCCACTTTGCCGCCCTGAAGGCCGTGGGCGAGTCCTGCCGCATCCCTCTGCAGTACTACCACAACAACATGACCGGCACCAATGTCCTGCTGGAGGCGATGGCCGACAACAATGTCTTCAAGTTCGTGTACAGCTCCAGCGCCACCGTCTACGGCGAGCCAAAGTTCCTGCCCGTGACCGAGGAGCATCCCACGGGCAACTGCACATCGCCCTACGGCAAGACCAAATATTTCACCGAGGAGATTCTCAAGGATCTGTGCAAGTCTGACAAA CGTTGGGCAGTGGTTTCGCTGCGGTACTTTAACCCGGTGGGTGCCCACATCAGTGGACGGATTGGCGAGGATCCGAACGGAGAGCCCAACAACCTGATGCCCTACATCGCACAGGTGGCCGTGGGTCGACGTCCCAGTCTGAGTGTCTACGGCAGCGACTTTCCCACGCACGACGGCACCGGGGTGCGCGATTACATCCACATCGTGGACCTGGCCGAGGGACACGTGAAGGCGCTGGACAAGCTGCGCAACATCGCGGAGACGGGCTTCTTCGCCTACAATTTGGGCACCGGCGTGGGCTACTCGGTGCTGGACATGGTGAAGGCGTTTGAGAAGGCCTCCGGCAAGAAGGTCAACTACACGCTGGTGGACCGACGGTCCGGGGATGTGGCTACTTGCTATGCGGACGCCACGTTGGCGGATCAGAAGCTGGGCTGGAAGGCCGAGCGTGGCATCGACAAGATGTGCGAGGACACGTGGCGCTGGCAGAGCCAGAACCCCAACGGGTATGCCAACAAGTAG
- the LOC117139926 gene encoding mediator of RNA polymerase II transcription subunit 30, with the protein MWKYGQNQGNQGPSGGGGGGGGPNMMPMGGFGMQHGNMQQMHMSPQHQQQQQQMGMMGGPGSMQMNPQGPGGPGGLMPGMSPQHQMQQQQQMMQQQMMVPQQGVGVGVGMGGGVGMGGGGVVPQQQQQQPQQNMTQQNIPQQQQQLNPVAGIPPGGAGGSNNMLAISQQNPHKEINIVQLSRLGQETVQDIASRFQEVFASLKGIQPTSHRENNSEKKVQEYFRTIRLLFKRVRIIYEKCNDAGMDYMSAESLIPYRDEPEPRIEPSLCDEYRKVLQENHELIETVKLKNRQLREIIDRTRIIIWEINTMLAMRRS; encoded by the coding sequence atgtggaaatatgGTCAAAACCAGGGTAATCAGGGGCCTTCGGGCGGTGGCGGAGGAGGCGGGGGTCCCAACATGATGCCCATGGGCGGATTCGGCATGCAGCACGGTAATATGCAGCAAATGCACATGTCGCCgcaacatcaacagcagcaacaacaaatgggCATGATGGGCGGACCGGGTAGCATGCAAATGAATCCCCAAGGACCTGGAGGTCCTGGCGGCCTGATGCCCGGCATGTCTCCGCAGCACCagatgcagcaacagcagcagatgATGCAGCAGCAAATGATGGTGCCTCAACAAGGAGTGGGCGTCGGAGTGGGAATGGGCGGCGGTGTGGGAATGGGAGGAGGGGGCGTGGttccccagcagcagcaacagcagccccAACAAAACATGACCCAGCAGAACATTccccaacagcaacagcaactcaATCCGGTCGCAGGAATTCCACCCGGTGGAGCCGGAGGCAGCAACAATATGCTGGCTATCTCGCAGCAAAATCCTCACAAGGAGATTAACATTGTGCAGCTGTCGCGTCTCGGTCAGGAAACGGTGCAGGATATCGCCTCGCGCTTCCAGGAGGTCTTCGCCTCCCTCAAGGGCATCCAGCCCACCTCGCACAGGGAAAACAACTCCGAGAAGAAGGTGCAGGAGTACTTCCGCACCATCCGGCTGCTCTTCAAGAGGGTGCGCATCATCTACGAGAAGTGCAACGACGCCGGAATGGATTACATGAGCGCCGAGAGTCTGATTCCCTACCGCGATGAGCCGGAACCGAGAATCGAGCCCTCGCTGTGCGACGAGTACCGGAAAGTCCTGCAGGAGAACCATGAGCTTATAGAGACCGTCAAGCTGAAGAACAGGCAGCTACGCGAGATCATCGATCGGACACGCATCATCATCTGGGAGATCAACACCATGCTGGCCATGCGGCGCTCATAG
- the LOC117139936 gene encoding tax1-binding protein 3 homolog, producing the protein MAKMAFQHQAGTAMECLSIPITLHKEKDYDQEGREILKCGFKIGGGIDQDYKKSPQGYTDYGIYVTEVHEGSPAARAGLRIHDKILQCNGYDFTMVTHKKAVSYIRKNPILNMLVARKGVTST; encoded by the exons ATGGCGAAAATGGCATTCCAGCACCAGGCCGGCACGGCGATGGAGTGCTTAAGC ATTCCCATCACGCTGCACAAGGAGAAGGACTACGACCAGGAGGGGCGCGAGATCCTCAAGTGCGGCTTCAAGATCGGCGGCGGCATTGACCAGGACTATAAGAAAAGCCCTCAGGGATACACGGATTAT GGCATCTATGTGACCGAGGTGCACGAGGGCAGTCCCGCCGCCCGAGCAGGTCTGCGGATCCACGACAAGATCCTGCAGTGCAACGGCTACGACTTCACCATGGTCACCCACAAGAAGGCCGTGAGCTACATCCGGAAAAACCCGATACTCAACATGCTGGTGGCCCGCAAGGGCGTGACCTCCACATAA